One segment of Rubripirellula amarantea DNA contains the following:
- a CDS encoding tetratricopeptide repeat protein yields the protein MWVTAVHCTGMGGEFIFDDNTLLQNPSLRDFFGYEWFRIKHRPVVAATFAANFSFVGEEPLSFHVVNIAVHVASVGCLFFLIERSLLLYRPELPNVQAQIIGLIAAMIWGLHPLSTAAVVYIVQRSEAMASLFIMMTLFSWSKAFGRTSNEQLNVSHETSNSHVWWAIISIGTAYLAYGSKELSAGLCGIVMLYDRTFIAKAWRPMSSRWQWYLLLALPLAIGCYLLLPGMLSTDVGRNTVGFHLPGMTPWSYLMSQPFVFFQYLKLTFLPINQSLDYGWLPSKDWRVQAFGLLGWLLIICAAITLWRRSRGLVFCLVAAMIVLAPTSTIVPLQDIIFEHRMYFPLACFVAAFVSWLGLRSKYSCPINVDRPAFQSWHLVGLLFIPLSILSINRNMEWWSVQGMYENDVRNNPNNPRAIVAAAGAVEDDSVDPEPTLQSLRKAIKISNDRGYFYAGTDYKWTRYLADILFLTRRGNEAKPHYEAALKMSYDDLQRTEILFQLAMIASMDGRNAEAERLFQESLAGHPQIRKDVETVYAEHRRRLTVKETPVREVIP from the coding sequence TTGTGGGTTACAGCCGTTCACTGCACAGGGATGGGTGGTGAATTCATTTTTGACGACAACACCTTGCTGCAAAATCCCTCGCTTCGCGACTTCTTCGGCTATGAATGGTTTCGCATCAAGCACCGACCAGTCGTCGCCGCTACCTTCGCAGCAAATTTTTCATTCGTCGGCGAAGAGCCACTCAGCTTTCACGTCGTCAACATAGCGGTTCATGTCGCGTCAGTTGGGTGCTTGTTCTTTTTGATCGAGCGGTCTTTATTGCTGTACCGGCCTGAGCTGCCTAACGTCCAGGCACAGATCATCGGATTAATTGCAGCGATGATTTGGGGGCTGCATCCGCTCTCGACCGCCGCTGTCGTGTATATCGTACAGAGAAGCGAAGCGATGGCATCGCTATTCATTATGATGACGCTGTTTTCATGGTCCAAAGCATTTGGACGGACTTCGAATGAGCAACTAAACGTATCGCACGAAACAAGTAATTCGCATGTGTGGTGGGCAATCATTTCCATCGGGACGGCTTATTTGGCTTACGGTAGTAAGGAACTATCTGCGGGGCTATGCGGCATCGTCATGTTGTACGACCGCACATTCATCGCCAAAGCTTGGCGTCCAATGAGCAGTCGCTGGCAGTGGTATTTGTTACTTGCGTTACCGCTAGCGATTGGTTGCTACCTGTTGCTGCCCGGAATGCTAAGTACTGATGTAGGACGGAATACAGTAGGGTTTCATCTGCCCGGCATGACGCCCTGGAGCTACTTGATGAGCCAGCCGTTTGTGTTTTTTCAGTATTTAAAACTAACGTTTCTCCCAATCAATCAGTCGCTTGATTACGGCTGGCTACCCTCGAAAGACTGGCGTGTTCAGGCATTCGGTTTACTCGGATGGCTGTTGATTATTTGTGCCGCTATAACCCTATGGCGTCGTTCGCGTGGCCTCGTATTTTGTCTCGTCGCCGCGATGATTGTTTTAGCGCCCACTTCGACGATCGTTCCGCTGCAAGACATTATTTTCGAACATCGGATGTACTTTCCGTTGGCATGTTTCGTAGCCGCCTTTGTGAGTTGGCTGGGGCTTCGTTCAAAATATTCGTGTCCGATAAATGTCGACAGGCCAGCATTTCAATCATGGCATCTGGTTGGGTTGCTTTTCATTCCACTATCGATTCTTTCCATCAATCGCAACATGGAGTGGTGGTCGGTACAGGGCATGTACGAAAACGACGTACGCAACAATCCGAACAATCCGCGGGCGATTGTGGCCGCTGCGGGCGCCGTCGAAGACGATTCAGTCGATCCCGAGCCGACACTTCAGAGTCTCCGAAAGGCGATAAAGATTTCGAATGACAGAGGCTACTTCTATGCCGGTACCGACTACAAATGGACACGGTATTTAGCCGATATCTTGTTCTTGACGCGACGTGGAAATGAAGCGAAACCGCACTACGAAGCGGCACTAAAAATGAGTTATGACGATTTGCAGCGAACGGAGATCTTATTCCAGCTTGCCATGATCGCCTCAATGGATGGACGCAACGCAGAGGCCGAGCGATTGTTTCAAGAGAGTTTGGCGGGGCATCCTCAAATTCGCAAAGACGTCGAAACGGTCTATGCAGAACATCGACGTCGCTTGACCGTGAAGGAAACGCCGGTTCGCGAGGTCATTCCGTGA
- a CDS encoding tetratricopeptide repeat protein has translation MTVDTYAVCPCGNGKKIKFCKCKDSVHELDAVIKMVEGGQVVPALDRLSTILQENPDAAWALAIRGRLLLDLREYESLSENAERFIRLQPSNPLALTQRAAAMIFKGDAESATSTILQALTESGRDVDSFVLDVASVLAFSLAQSGAFLTARVYATLAMMASGYEGGRTAVSVLRQLNQAPTISQLMKSIPETIERPADASWGERYDEAAGLLQSNQVLLAENKFQSLQRTVADEPAILSGLLTCAIWRGDTDTQSDMLRKLSECESLDFDTRAKYLAMSAMAKPSTPDVCIPTVELTCDIENTEEIELSMTASSYFVSLPPDLLSGMRASEDDIPPRAGFQILDREKPTELDKLPPISEVPEAVAMVFIYGKQTDRAARIEVVEVRQDRIEQVKSRINDAVESAFEFTQSDGEPLPLLVASQPAIAMVRFQASPLDAEKLQLDLVQERMPEAVASLKLPLLGNASLKDLAGDESKLLVRTAVMQIIEQYDAVSSKLGDSIEKVYEFAGLQRRGMIVANNEDIESLANEDLAFVDPSQLNTESLIYLVQRAQQVSSTNAMRRFASALLESEMSEEQRPAKLLAYMTLINTATDNAVALKLLEEAKAFAAANQISTANLLLTEIGLRLQGGDGPGFQSALQAISSQYGQEPEVMAQLQQMLMAYGLIGPDGRPRGGPGGPPSAAAPAAAGGGLWTPDGGAPAPSPAAGGEGDGGSKLWVPGMD, from the coding sequence ATGACTGTTGACACCTATGCTGTATGCCCTTGTGGCAACGGCAAGAAAATTAAATTCTGCAAGTGCAAAGACTCTGTCCACGAACTCGATGCCGTTATCAAGATGGTCGAAGGCGGCCAAGTTGTTCCTGCGCTTGATCGTCTTTCCACAATCCTGCAAGAGAACCCGGATGCTGCATGGGCGCTTGCGATCCGAGGTCGCTTGTTGCTCGATTTGCGAGAATATGAATCGCTATCCGAGAACGCTGAACGTTTCATTCGCCTGCAACCAAGCAACCCACTCGCGTTGACTCAGCGAGCAGCGGCGATGATCTTCAAGGGTGACGCCGAAAGTGCGACCTCGACGATCCTTCAAGCACTCACCGAGAGCGGACGTGATGTTGATTCGTTCGTACTCGACGTTGCATCGGTGCTTGCGTTTTCGCTTGCTCAATCCGGGGCGTTTCTAACCGCCCGTGTATATGCCACGCTCGCCATGATGGCGTCTGGCTACGAAGGTGGACGGACAGCGGTTTCGGTGCTTCGGCAACTCAACCAAGCACCGACGATCAGTCAATTGATGAAGTCCATTCCGGAAACCATCGAGCGTCCCGCCGACGCGAGTTGGGGCGAACGCTATGACGAAGCAGCAGGTCTGCTTCAAAGCAACCAAGTGCTGCTGGCCGAGAATAAATTCCAATCGCTGCAACGTACCGTTGCAGACGAACCAGCGATCTTGTCGGGACTGTTGACCTGTGCGATTTGGCGAGGCGATACCGATACCCAATCGGACATGCTCAGGAAGTTGTCGGAATGCGAATCGCTCGACTTTGACACCCGAGCCAAGTACTTGGCGATGTCGGCGATGGCTAAACCGAGCACTCCCGACGTTTGCATCCCTACAGTGGAACTGACTTGCGACATAGAGAACACCGAAGAGATCGAATTGTCGATGACCGCCAGTTCTTACTTCGTGTCGCTTCCGCCGGACTTGCTTTCCGGCATGCGCGCTAGTGAGGACGATATTCCACCGCGTGCTGGGTTCCAAATTCTGGATCGCGAAAAGCCAACGGAATTGGATAAGCTTCCGCCCATCTCTGAAGTTCCAGAAGCTGTCGCGATGGTTTTCATTTACGGAAAGCAAACCGACCGTGCTGCTCGGATTGAGGTTGTCGAGGTTCGGCAAGATCGAATCGAACAAGTGAAATCACGCATCAATGACGCAGTCGAATCGGCGTTTGAATTCACCCAATCCGACGGCGAACCCTTGCCCTTGCTTGTTGCTAGTCAACCAGCAATCGCGATGGTGCGTTTTCAAGCCAGCCCGTTGGACGCCGAAAAGCTTCAACTCGATTTGGTTCAAGAGCGGATGCCGGAAGCCGTCGCGTCACTCAAACTGCCTTTGCTAGGCAACGCGTCGTTGAAGGATCTCGCGGGCGATGAATCCAAGCTGCTCGTTCGCACGGCGGTAATGCAAATCATCGAGCAATACGACGCGGTTTCATCAAAGCTCGGTGACTCGATCGAAAAGGTTTATGAATTTGCTGGTCTTCAACGACGAGGGATGATCGTTGCGAACAACGAGGACATCGAATCGCTTGCCAATGAAGATCTTGCTTTCGTTGATCCATCCCAACTCAATACCGAGTCGCTGATTTATTTAGTGCAGCGTGCTCAGCAGGTTTCATCAACCAATGCCATGCGTCGATTCGCGTCGGCTCTTCTTGAATCAGAAATGAGCGAGGAACAACGTCCCGCGAAGTTGCTTGCGTACATGACTCTGATCAACACCGCTACTGATAACGCCGTAGCATTGAAGCTGCTTGAAGAAGCCAAAGCGTTTGCCGCTGCGAATCAAATATCCACGGCGAACCTGTTGCTGACTGAAATTGGCTTGCGTTTACAAGGTGGCGATGGTCCTGGATTCCAATCAGCTCTGCAAGCGATCTCGTCACAATACGGTCAAGAACCCGAAGTGATGGCACAGCTTCAGCAGATGTTGATGGCTTATGGGTTGATTGGACCCGATGGACGTCCACGGGGAGGGCCAGGCGGTCCACCTTCAGCTGCTGCTCCCGCGGCGGCGGGTGGCGGGTTGTGGACTCCCGATGGAGGAGCCCCCGCTCCATCGCCGGCTGCTGGCGGCGAAGGCGACGGCGGCAGTAAGCTGTGGGTTCCCGGCATGGACTAG
- the ribD gene encoding bifunctional diaminohydroxyphosphoribosylaminopyrimidine deaminase/5-amino-6-(5-phosphoribosylamino)uracil reductase RibD, with amino-acid sequence MNLSVEKDNEIRFEQDREFMKLAIDLAKHGEGSVEPNPMVGCVLVRDGKVIGRGFHRVFGGPHAEVDAIMSLASQDHARGSTAYVSLEPCCHQGKTPPCTRALIASGVSRVVIAMKDPFAKVDGGGISELTDHGIDVSVGVMESEATQLLAPYLKRIRTGIPWVIAKWAMTMDGKIATVDRQSKWITGDNSRAEVHRLRNRVDAVIVGMGTVEADDPQLTTRLPEGEAPKRTAVRVVLCHHRVPSIDSKLIQTANQTATLLLVSRAVPTSMLEDLHATAVEIVQLDAENRNEIVIAALQHLGERGFTNVMIEGGGEIFSSFFSVDQIDEAHVFVGPKAFGSAAAPGPISGDGVKEVAQAWQFTVADVRQFDDDVRIIYRRKSDPLR; translated from the coding sequence GTGAACCTATCCGTGGAAAAAGACAACGAAATCCGGTTCGAGCAAGACCGCGAGTTCATGAAGCTTGCCATCGACCTTGCCAAACATGGCGAAGGATCAGTCGAGCCCAACCCTATGGTGGGCTGCGTTTTGGTACGCGATGGCAAAGTGATTGGGCGGGGGTTTCACCGTGTCTTTGGTGGCCCGCACGCCGAAGTCGACGCAATCATGTCGTTGGCAAGCCAGGATCATGCACGCGGATCGACAGCCTACGTCTCACTTGAACCTTGCTGCCACCAAGGAAAAACACCACCATGCACCCGAGCACTCATTGCTTCGGGGGTCTCGCGAGTGGTGATCGCGATGAAAGATCCTTTTGCCAAAGTCGACGGCGGAGGAATTTCGGAACTGACGGACCATGGTATCGATGTCAGCGTCGGAGTGATGGAATCGGAAGCGACGCAATTGTTAGCTCCCTACCTAAAGCGAATTCGCACCGGCATTCCGTGGGTGATCGCCAAGTGGGCGATGACGATGGACGGCAAGATCGCAACGGTTGACCGGCAGAGCAAATGGATCACTGGCGATAACTCACGCGCTGAAGTCCACAGGCTTAGAAATCGTGTCGATGCAGTCATCGTTGGCATGGGAACCGTGGAAGCGGATGACCCCCAATTGACGACACGCCTGCCCGAAGGCGAAGCTCCCAAACGTACTGCTGTCCGCGTTGTATTGTGTCATCACAGGGTCCCTTCGATTGACTCGAAGCTCATTCAGACCGCGAATCAGACTGCGACGTTACTGCTCGTCTCGCGCGCCGTACCCACCTCAATGCTTGAAGACTTGCATGCGACGGCGGTCGAAATCGTGCAGCTCGATGCGGAGAACCGAAACGAAATTGTCATCGCTGCGCTGCAACATTTGGGCGAAAGAGGCTTCACGAACGTAATGATTGAGGGTGGCGGAGAGATTTTTTCAAGTTTTTTTTCCGTCGACCAAATCGACGAAGCACACGTTTTTGTTGGCCCTAAAGCCTTCGGTTCAGCGGCGGCTCCTGGCCCCATTTCCGGCGATGGCGTGAAAGAAGTTGCCCAAGCTTGGCAGTTCACGGTCGCGGACGTGCGTCAATTCGATGACGACGTACGCATCATTTACCGTAGGAAAAGCGATCCATTGCGCTGA
- a CDS encoding DUF1559 family PulG-like putative transporter has product MSRMRKAGFTLIELLVVIAIIALLAALLLPAITKAREAARQAQCQANLKNVGVGLFKFSNRDPQTRYSSGASDFRRDGCMDTYGWVADIVNVGDGNMNESLDPSNPLKGSEKLNDLLGQNTDSSDGKDGAPVSRLRAGVCGSATFPGTTITGGGTRFAGTGNDTTERAELVSRYFLTSGYNTNYAASWHMVRGMIKTQNLTPGVNGPGGLHSAANAQFKGLGATTGPLTASVMDKSRVSSSNVGMVGCAAPGDLDEAILDLAIAHGPATSQELFANGSTESVTYINAGDLLSEAFNDGPAYVDATGDNVRLLAAGQSLVNQVNCERGQPTTASCPMPTGPVAGNGQGIYLQDTRDWFAVHQGSLNLLMADGSIKTFFDQNGDGFLNPGFVVSPAADDIDGVGYSDGTLEMARDDFFAGIFLNDAYVKGIFED; this is encoded by the coding sequence ATGTCGCGTATGCGAAAAGCGGGTTTTACCCTCATCGAATTGTTGGTGGTTATCGCCATCATCGCCCTTTTGGCAGCTCTCCTCCTTCCAGCCATCACCAAGGCTCGTGAAGCTGCTCGTCAAGCACAATGCCAAGCCAACCTCAAGAACGTTGGTGTTGGTCTGTTCAAGTTCAGCAACCGTGACCCACAAACCCGCTACAGCTCGGGTGCTTCGGACTTCCGTCGTGACGGATGCATGGACACCTACGGCTGGGTTGCCGACATCGTTAACGTTGGCGATGGCAACATGAACGAGTCGCTTGACCCATCGAACCCACTCAAGGGTTCAGAAAAGCTTAACGACCTTCTTGGCCAAAACACTGACTCGTCCGACGGGAAAGACGGCGCTCCAGTATCGCGTCTGCGTGCTGGTGTTTGCGGCTCGGCGACGTTCCCAGGAACGACTATTACGGGCGGCGGAACGCGTTTTGCCGGAACCGGGAATGACACAACAGAGCGTGCTGAGTTGGTATCCCGCTACTTCCTGACCAGCGGTTACAACACCAACTATGCCGCTAGCTGGCACATGGTCCGTGGCATGATCAAAACCCAGAACCTAACGCCAGGCGTTAACGGTCCAGGTGGATTGCACAGCGCAGCCAACGCGCAGTTCAAGGGCCTTGGTGCCACAACCGGCCCTCTTACCGCCAGCGTGATGGACAAGAGCCGAGTCAGCAGCAGCAATGTCGGCATGGTCGGTTGTGCAGCGCCTGGCGACCTTGACGAAGCCATCCTTGATCTTGCGATTGCTCATGGTCCGGCTACCAGCCAGGAACTTTTCGCCAATGGTTCGACTGAGTCAGTGACCTACATCAATGCTGGTGACTTGCTGTCCGAAGCCTTCAACGATGGTCCTGCGTATGTTGACGCCACGGGCGACAACGTTCGTTTGCTTGCAGCAGGTCAGTCTTTGGTCAACCAAGTCAATTGCGAGCGTGGACAACCAACCACCGCATCGTGCCCAATGCCCACCGGACCTGTTGCCGGTAACGGCCAGGGTATCTACCTTCAAGACACTCGTGACTGGTTCGCCGTTCACCAAGGTAGCTTGAACCTTCTGATGGCCGACGGAAGCATCAAGACGTTCTTCGACCAAAACGGCGACGGCTTCTTGAATCCTGGCTTCGTTGTTAGCCCAGCGGCAGACGATATCGACGGAGTTGGATACTCAGACGGCACTCTCGAAATGGCTCGCGACGACTTCTTCGCGGGCATCTTCTTGAACGACGCGTACGTCAAGGGAATCTTCGAGGATTGA
- a CDS encoding DUF1559 family PulG-like putative transporter has protein sequence MSERSMPARIPTLNTRRRDLHATHNGFTLIEMLVVISIIGILASLLLPAVSKAREAARAVQCQSNLKNFGVVFAAYSNSAPDGSFCSGAFDLKRDGVPTEIGWVADLVNRGVLTSEMRCPSTSAETSSAIEDLLTLSTSEFLKDDCHDRLGAETFTNELGQTVTNVCRKIADDSLAPSSTARANLINAKLLEQGYNTNFAASWFLVRNELRLDENGNPKAGDSACTDTDPKGRNVTRGPLTTKALDGGKASSSTVPFLCDAAVSGFLSAQVGEMASGAFYTTSIVGSPIGNTVEVDNDADGVPETTSTHFMELPVIASGTPREGASGWLKTWNHDTRQDYRGMLPVHQGTANVLMADGSVRGIIDINNDGFINNGFDGPDASGWPGTATISSPYWTNSKIEAETLQLASYFSLQSKGSEN, from the coding sequence ATGTCTGAACGAAGCATGCCGGCTCGGATCCCCACGCTTAACACCCGCCGTCGCGATTTACACGCGACACACAATGGCTTCACGCTCATTGAAATGCTGGTCGTTATTTCGATCATCGGCATCCTTGCTTCGTTGCTATTGCCGGCCGTTTCCAAGGCCCGAGAAGCCGCCAGAGCAGTGCAGTGCCAAAGTAACCTCAAGAACTTCGGTGTTGTGTTTGCCGCTTATTCCAACTCGGCTCCCGACGGGTCGTTTTGCAGTGGTGCATTCGATCTTAAGCGTGACGGTGTGCCCACGGAAATCGGATGGGTCGCTGACTTGGTAAACCGCGGAGTGCTCACGAGTGAGATGCGTTGCCCCAGCACAAGCGCCGAAACAAGCAGCGCTATTGAAGATTTGCTGACGCTTTCAACCTCTGAATTTCTAAAGGACGATTGCCATGATCGTTTGGGAGCCGAAACGTTTACTAATGAATTAGGGCAAACCGTCACCAACGTGTGTCGCAAAATAGCGGATGATTCGCTGGCCCCGTCCAGTACCGCGCGTGCCAATTTAATCAATGCAAAACTGCTCGAGCAGGGCTACAACACAAACTTCGCTGCATCGTGGTTTCTTGTTCGCAACGAACTTCGACTTGATGAGAACGGAAATCCAAAAGCGGGAGATTCCGCTTGCACGGACACGGACCCGAAAGGTCGAAACGTCACCCGCGGACCGCTCACGACGAAGGCACTCGATGGCGGTAAAGCTTCATCGAGTACCGTCCCATTCCTATGCGACGCCGCAGTTTCCGGGTTTCTATCCGCTCAAGTTGGCGAAATGGCCAGTGGAGCTTTTTATACGACATCGATCGTGGGCAGCCCGATTGGGAACACCGTCGAAGTCGACAACGATGCTGACGGCGTGCCTGAAACCACCAGCACTCACTTCATGGAACTACCGGTCATCGCCAGCGGAACCCCACGCGAAGGCGCAAGCGGTTGGCTCAAGACCTGGAACCACGACACACGTCAAGACTATCGCGGAATGCTGCCCGTTCACCAAGGAACCGCCAACGTTTTAATGGCTGACGGTTCAGTGCGAGGCATCATTGATATCAACAACGATGGCTTCATCAACAACGGCTTCGATGGCCCAGACGCAAGCGGATGGCCTGGGACCGCAACGATCTCGTCACCTTACTGGACCAACTCAAAAATCGAAGCCGAAACGCTGCAGCTCGCCAGCTACTTTTCTCTGCAATCCAAGGGCAGTGAAAACTAA
- a CDS encoding DUF971 domain-containing protein, whose protein sequence is MSEPTANPDDTSMPAGCMPESIERDGNNVILIHFNDGKVTRWTVDQLRKACPCATCREKKRALENDAEKPKSAMLLPVLSAAEARPLRIEAMQPVGQYGYNIQFSDGHSSGIFLFEILYNAPLSR, encoded by the coding sequence ATGTCTGAACCCACTGCCAATCCCGACGACACGTCCATGCCCGCAGGCTGCATGCCGGAATCAATTGAACGAGATGGAAACAACGTGATCCTGATTCATTTCAATGATGGAAAGGTAACGCGATGGACAGTCGATCAACTTCGTAAGGCCTGCCCTTGTGCAACTTGCCGAGAGAAAAAACGAGCCCTCGAAAACGATGCCGAGAAGCCAAAGAGCGCCATGTTGTTACCTGTCCTGTCAGCCGCCGAGGCGCGTCCGTTGCGAATCGAGGCTATGCAGCCAGTCGGGCAGTACGGCTACAACATTCAGTTTTCCGACGGGCATTCTTCTGGGATTTTCTTGTTCGAAATCCTCTACAACGCGCCTCTATCGCGTTAG
- a CDS encoding phenylacetate--CoA ligase family protein, whose product MRLNEVLSKAIQRPFYKSRFAGLSLPLTSPDQLIDLPLLCKDDLVSSKPGLPARIFDLPKHHYSRLHQTSGTQGHPMVVLDTLEDWRWWLRCWDAVLDAANVNAEDVALMAFSFGPFIGFWTANDSLVQRGALVVPGGGVSSESRLKMIEHHKCTIVCCTPTYALHLGKVADEIGFDLVSSSVTRVIVAGEPGGSLPTVRARIKQTWGAKVIDHAGGSEVGAWGFGSDDGKGLHVNEAEFIAEVLQISDQHPSGHPCKDGEEGELVLTNLGRHGGPAIRYRTGDIVRPFRQHGHSIPYLWLDGGVLGRADDMVVIRGVNVFPSSVEAIVREIEPSAEFQITITRVDEMDQLSVGLEGNTQSATKLAQLLRERLAMRIDVRSLSVGELPRFEAKSKRVVDLR is encoded by the coding sequence ATGCGTTTGAACGAGGTGTTGAGCAAAGCCATCCAACGGCCTTTCTACAAAAGTCGATTCGCTGGATTGTCGCTTCCTTTAACCTCGCCGGACCAGCTCATCGATCTGCCGCTGTTGTGCAAAGATGATCTGGTGAGTTCCAAGCCGGGATTGCCTGCACGCATTTTTGACTTGCCAAAGCATCACTACTCACGATTGCATCAAACCAGTGGTACGCAAGGACATCCCATGGTGGTTCTCGATACCTTGGAAGATTGGCGATGGTGGTTGAGGTGCTGGGATGCAGTGCTTGATGCCGCGAATGTGAATGCCGAGGACGTTGCCCTGATGGCATTTTCGTTCGGTCCCTTCATCGGCTTCTGGACAGCCAACGACTCCTTGGTTCAGCGAGGCGCACTGGTGGTTCCCGGTGGAGGCGTATCAAGCGAGTCTCGCTTAAAGATGATCGAGCATCACAAATGCACGATCGTTTGTTGCACTCCCACCTATGCCTTGCACTTAGGGAAAGTTGCCGATGAGATTGGTTTTGATCTCGTTTCCAGTTCCGTAACGCGAGTGATCGTCGCGGGCGAGCCAGGCGGATCATTGCCAACAGTTCGCGCTCGTATCAAACAGACCTGGGGGGCGAAGGTCATTGACCATGCTGGTGGCAGCGAAGTCGGTGCTTGGGGTTTTGGTAGTGACGATGGCAAAGGGTTGCACGTCAATGAAGCGGAGTTCATTGCGGAAGTGTTGCAGATCAGTGATCAGCATCCGAGTGGGCATCCGTGTAAGGATGGCGAGGAAGGTGAGTTGGTGCTAACAAATTTGGGGCGACATGGGGGACCAGCAATCCGGTATCGCACCGGTGATATCGTGCGTCCGTTCCGACAGCATGGACATTCGATTCCTTATCTTTGGCTCGATGGTGGCGTGTTGGGAAGAGCCGATGACATGGTCGTTATTCGAGGTGTGAACGTGTTTCCAAGTAGCGTCGAAGCAATCGTTCGGGAAATAGAGCCATCTGCAGAATTTCAAATTACGATCACTCGCGTCGATGAGATGGATCAATTGTCGGTGGGGTTGGAAGGAAATACTCAGAGTGCAACCAAGTTAGCTCAATTGTTGCGAGAACGGTTGGCGATGCGGATTGATGTCCGATCGCTGTCAGTAGGTGAATTGCCCCGTTTTGAAGCCAAGTCGAAGCGTGTGGTGGATTTGCGTTGA
- a CDS encoding sugar phosphate isomerase/epimerase family protein: MNTFAVSQLSTLRWSMEQDASAYSAMGFEGIGLYRPKLDDFGIDRTIELLCESSLHVTSLSWAGGFTGSCGLGVDDSVRDAIKAVREAANLRADTLIVLAGGRNNHIRSHARRTLCDALREVSAAAESFDVHLSLEPIHPGCGDEWSFIHDLRTTLDIIEDVGSTHLGLALDTYHVGMDDDTIKWLPDLKPHLNLVQFGDGRHSPVGEMNRCLLGEGCVPLQRFYEALVEQGYQGPMEVELLGEDIENVSYEQVLQHAKLFFDRLSGSVSRS; this comes from the coding sequence ATGAATACGTTTGCGGTCAGTCAATTATCGACGCTCCGATGGAGCATGGAACAAGACGCATCAGCGTACTCGGCAATGGGCTTTGAAGGGATTGGACTTTATCGGCCCAAGCTCGATGACTTTGGAATTGATCGCACCATTGAATTGCTTTGCGAATCTTCCCTCCATGTAACCTCGCTTTCGTGGGCGGGCGGATTTACCGGAAGCTGTGGTCTGGGCGTGGACGATTCCGTTCGAGACGCGATTAAAGCGGTTCGCGAAGCGGCAAATCTTCGCGCCGACACGCTGATTGTTTTAGCCGGTGGTCGCAACAACCACATTCGATCGCATGCACGACGCACACTATGCGATGCTCTTCGTGAAGTCTCTGCGGCCGCTGAGAGTTTTGACGTTCACCTATCACTTGAACCGATCCATCCCGGCTGTGGCGACGAGTGGTCTTTCATCCATGATCTACGCACCACACTAGACATCATCGAGGATGTCGGCAGCACTCATTTAGGCCTTGCCTTGGACACGTATCACGTCGGCATGGATGACGACACCATCAAATGGCTGCCGGATCTAAAACCGCATTTGAACTTGGTGCAGTTTGGCGATGGCCGCCACAGTCCCGTGGGCGAAATGAACCGCTGCTTGCTTGGTGAAGGATGCGTTCCTTTGCAGCGTTTCTACGAAGCACTTGTGGAACAAGGTTATCAAGGTCCTATGGAAGTCGAACTGCTAGGCGAAGACATCGAAAACGTTTCGTATGAGCAGGTCTTGCAACACGCAAAGTTGTTTTTCGATCGCTTGAGTGGTTCAGTCAGCCGTTCGTAG